A genome region from Geminicoccus roseus DSM 18922 includes the following:
- a CDS encoding SDR family NAD(P)-dependent oxidoreductase: MDALARFRLDGKVAAVTGAARGIGLAVAELLAGAGADVALIDLNAELGPAAAEKVAATGRRSIFYPADLRKPEASTRAVEQILADFGRVDILVNCVGINPNTDVLDISPEEWREVQDVNVNAMFFTNQAFARHMAKHGGGSIVAIGSNSGFTVDKPQPQAHYNASKAAVHQMVKSLAVELAPFRIRVNAVAPGYTLTEMTRLGLGKREWVEVWEEMTPMKRFAEPDEIAHAVLFLASDAASYCTGTVLLVDGGYTCW; the protein is encoded by the coding sequence ATGGATGCGCTCGCCCGGTTTCGCCTGGATGGCAAGGTCGCCGCCGTGACGGGGGCGGCCCGCGGCATCGGCCTTGCGGTGGCGGAACTGCTTGCCGGTGCCGGCGCCGACGTCGCCCTGATCGACCTGAACGCCGAACTCGGCCCAGCAGCGGCCGAGAAAGTCGCCGCAACCGGGCGGCGCTCGATTTTCTATCCGGCGGACCTGCGCAAGCCGGAGGCGTCCACGCGGGCGGTCGAACAGATCCTGGCCGACTTTGGCCGCGTCGACATTCTGGTCAACTGCGTCGGCATCAACCCGAACACCGATGTCCTGGACATCTCTCCGGAAGAATGGCGGGAGGTCCAGGACGTCAACGTCAACGCCATGTTCTTCACCAACCAGGCCTTTGCCCGCCACATGGCCAAGCATGGCGGCGGCAGCATCGTCGCGATCGGGTCGAACTCCGGCTTCACCGTCGACAAGCCGCAGCCGCAGGCCCACTACAACGCCAGCAAGGCGGCGGTGCACCAGATGGTGAAGTCGCTGGCGGTCGAACTGGCGCCATTCAGGATCCGGGTGAACGCGGTCGCCCCCGGCTATACCCTCACCGAGATGACCAGGCTTGGGCTGGGCAAGCGCGAGTGGGTCGAGGTCTGGGAGGAGATGACCCCGATGAAGCGCTTCGCCGAGCCGGACGAGATCGCCCACGCCGTCCTGTTCCTGGCCAGCGATGCGGCAAGCTACTGCACGGGCACGGTGCTCCTGGTGGACGGCGGCTACACCTGCTGGT